One window of the Shewanella litorisediminis genome contains the following:
- a CDS encoding Ig-like domain-containing protein has product MKSAFKLWLATFLSFLLIACGGGGSISDTGGGTPTPPPTDTITVTAAITFSSSNSTIGIDTPATVTANVKGSISGAKAGKLVTFKLNDATLGTFTPSTGTALTDADGNATITLSTADIAGAGTVTASVDTGEASEPVGFTMKGDGGSSTGGEAQVSLTLTDADGAPTDTISSTKPGKLVATVSGISKTVIVTFNSSLGDLPIKTAITDANGKASVDIYAGSQPGAAEATATLSTGESGQKVFVIGASNVLMGTAEGDFVAGKASVSASAISAGGTATVSIKLQDDQDILFTEPVSVSFSSTCATKGQAELSSPVTAVGGIATSTYLAKGCVGDDNISVSADVGGKNLSATGTLNVLAADAGSIVFVGASPENISIKGTGGDESSTVKFKVLDTNGNPVANKAVSFALNTSVGGLTLSPATATTNSLGIAQTVVTSGAVATTVRVTASIDGTNPVISSQSSVLVISTGKPDQDSFSLSAEILNAEGWEVDGTEVKVTARLADAFNNPVPDGTAVYFTTEGGSIDPSCTTANGGCTVVWRSQNARPDGVKLIDGSGAMVRNPTPVLVEDGGRYYGFYGQKFGGRATITATAVGEESFPDTNGNGRFDAAEMTAFLTGTDVSGDGYDLADAFVDHNEDGVFNPQQAGGQSGGANEELVDFDVDGQFDAADGKYNGVLCSVPAHAGCASSDAQSLFVRRSLVLVMSGSEAFATAADDVVIDDRDGVSTGGSIDINGKSTASVVFAISDLHNQQMPAGTIVQFTTSAGSIASTANYTWPSSNYNGARQFSVTVKGADQPESGVFSVTVTTPGNTVTEVLTVPVNIY; this is encoded by the coding sequence ATGAAGTCAGCGTTTAAGTTATGGTTGGCCACCTTCCTCTCGTTTTTATTAATTGCCTGCGGGGGCGGTGGTTCGATTTCAGATACAGGGGGAGGAACACCCACGCCGCCTCCAACAGACACAATTACGGTGACAGCAGCTATAACATTTAGCTCTTCCAACAGCACAATTGGCATTGATACACCCGCCACAGTGACAGCAAATGTTAAAGGATCGATTTCTGGTGCAAAAGCTGGAAAATTAGTCACCTTTAAACTGAATGACGCAACGTTAGGCACCTTTACCCCATCCACAGGCACTGCTCTGACCGATGCCGACGGCAACGCCACTATTACACTGAGTACGGCAGATATCGCCGGTGCAGGTACAGTCACTGCGAGTGTCGATACTGGTGAGGCCAGCGAGCCAGTTGGCTTTACCATGAAGGGGGATGGTGGAAGCTCCACCGGTGGCGAGGCTCAGGTCAGCTTGACGCTTACCGATGCTGATGGAGCCCCAACCGATACCATTTCGAGCACCAAGCCTGGTAAGTTGGTTGCCACTGTTTCCGGTATTTCCAAGACAGTTATTGTTACATTCAACTCATCTCTTGGCGATCTGCCGATTAAAACTGCTATTACGGATGCGAACGGCAAGGCGAGTGTCGATATTTATGCCGGCAGCCAGCCAGGTGCAGCCGAAGCAACTGCTACGCTGTCCACCGGTGAAAGCGGACAGAAAGTGTTTGTTATTGGTGCCAGTAATGTGCTGATGGGAACCGCAGAAGGAGACTTTGTTGCGGGTAAGGCCTCGGTGAGTGCCAGCGCTATTTCTGCCGGTGGTACCGCGACCGTATCCATTAAGCTCCAGGACGATCAGGACATTCTCTTTACCGAGCCTGTCAGTGTCAGCTTCTCTTCAACCTGTGCTACCAAGGGACAGGCTGAGCTCAGTAGTCCAGTTACGGCAGTTGGTGGTATTGCGACCAGTACCTACTTGGCCAAAGGTTGCGTGGGTGATGACAACATCAGTGTTTCTGCCGATGTTGGCGGCAAGAACCTGTCAGCCACAGGTACATTGAATGTGCTGGCAGCTGACGCCGGTAGTATCGTATTTGTAGGCGCAAGTCCTGAAAATATCAGTATCAAGGGCACAGGTGGTGATGAATCATCCACTGTCAAATTTAAAGTACTGGATACCAACGGCAACCCGGTAGCCAACAAGGCGGTGTCTTTCGCGTTGAACACTTCTGTGGGTGGTTTGACCCTCAGCCCTGCAACAGCGACGACCAATAGTCTGGGTATTGCCCAAACAGTCGTCACTTCGGGCGCCGTGGCGACCACTGTGCGCGTTACCGCATCGATTGATGGCACTAATCCTGTTATTTCGAGCCAATCCAGCGTACTGGTTATCTCTACCGGCAAACCTGATCAGGACAGCTTCTCCCTGTCTGCCGAAATCCTGAATGCCGAAGGCTGGGAGGTTGATGGCACTGAAGTGAAGGTGACCGCGCGTCTGGCCGATGCCTTTAACAACCCTGTTCCAGATGGTACGGCGGTATATTTTACAACGGAAGGTGGTTCCATCGACCCATCCTGTACCACTGCCAATGGTGGCTGTACTGTGGTGTGGCGCAGTCAGAATGCCAGACCAGACGGCGTGAAGCTTATCGACGGTTCAGGTGCTATGGTTCGCAACCCAACGCCTGTCTTGGTTGAAGATGGAGGCCGCTATTATGGCTTCTATGGACAGAAGTTCGGTGGCCGTGCAACCATCACTGCTACTGCTGTGGGGGAAGAGTCCTTCCCAGATACCAACGGTAATGGCCGCTTTGATGCTGCTGAAATGACCGCCTTCCTGACAGGTACAGATGTCAGCGGTGACGGTTATGATTTGGCCGATGCTTTTGTCGATCATAACGAGGATGGCGTTTTCAACCCTCAGCAAGCCGGTGGTCAATCCGGTGGCGCAAATGAAGAGCTCGTTGACTTTGACGTAGACGGTCAATTCGATGCCGCAGATGGCAAGTACAATGGCGTGCTTTGCTCAGTGCCTGCCCATGCGGGCTGTGCAAGCAGCGATGCCCAGTCGCTGTTTGTAAGACGCAGTCTGGTACTGGTGATGTCAGGCAGTGAGGCTTTTGCCACTGCTGCTGATGATGTGGTAATTGACGACCGTGATGGTGTATCAACCGGTGGCAGCATCGACATCAATGGTAAATCAACCGCATCAGTTGTGTTTGCCATTTCTGATTTGCACAATCAGCAGATGCCTGCCGGAACCATTGTTCAATTCACTACTTCAGCCGGTTCTATCGCCAGTACCGCCAACTACACCTGGCCAAGCAGCAACTACAATGGCGCAAGACAATTCTCAGTTACTGTTAAGGGCGCAGACCAACCCGAGAGTGGCGTCTTCTCTGTGACTGTGACTACTCCAGGCAATACGGTTACAGAAGTGCTGACAGTTCCTGTAAATATCTATTAA
- a CDS encoding dicarboxylate/amino acid:cation symporter, protein MAAAQSSKIGLTGKILIGMGAGILIGLLLRNFFGGSEWVQDYITEGFFHVIGTIFINSLKMLVVPLVFISLVCGTCSLSEPSKLGRLGGKTLAFYLFTTAIALVVAISAAVIVQPGNASLASESMQYSAKEAPSLADVLINIVPSNPMKALSEGNMLQIIIFAVIFGFAISHIGERGRRVAALFDDLNEVIMRVVTLIMQLAPYGVFALMGKLALTLGMETLESVIKYFMLVLVVLLFHGFVVYPTLLKLFSGLSPLMFIRKMRDVQLFAFSTASSNATLPVTMEASEHRLGADNKVASFTLPLGATINMDGTAIMQGVATVFIAQVFGIDLTITDYAMVVMTATLASIGTAGVPGVGLVMLAMVLNQVGLPVEGIALILGVDRMLDMVRTAVNVTGDTVATVVIAKSEGALNEAVFNDPKAGKTAGSFEAEVHRGE, encoded by the coding sequence ATGGCTGCTGCACAATCCAGTAAAATTGGCCTGACAGGCAAGATCTTAATCGGCATGGGTGCCGGTATTTTAATAGGTTTGCTCCTTCGTAATTTTTTCGGTGGCAGTGAGTGGGTTCAGGACTATATCACCGAGGGTTTTTTCCATGTGATAGGCACTATATTTATCAACAGTCTCAAGATGTTGGTTGTGCCTCTGGTATTTATTTCCCTGGTCTGCGGGACCTGCTCTCTGAGTGAACCTTCCAAATTAGGCAGATTAGGCGGTAAAACACTCGCTTTTTATCTGTTTACCACGGCCATCGCACTGGTAGTGGCCATCTCTGCCGCCGTCATTGTCCAGCCCGGAAATGCCTCGCTTGCATCCGAAAGTATGCAGTATTCCGCCAAAGAAGCTCCCAGTCTGGCGGATGTGCTGATCAACATAGTGCCATCAAACCCGATGAAAGCACTGAGCGAAGGAAATATGCTGCAAATCATTATTTTTGCGGTAATTTTCGGATTCGCGATTTCACATATTGGTGAACGTGGTCGCCGTGTCGCAGCCCTGTTTGATGACCTCAACGAAGTCATCATGCGCGTGGTTACCCTGATCATGCAGCTGGCTCCCTACGGTGTGTTTGCCCTGATGGGGAAACTGGCACTGACCCTTGGCATGGAAACCCTCGAGAGCGTGATTAAATACTTCATGCTGGTGTTGGTGGTATTGCTGTTCCACGGGTTCGTGGTGTATCCGACCTTGCTTAAGCTCTTCTCGGGTCTCAGCCCACTGATGTTCATCCGTAAAATGCGTGACGTGCAGCTGTTTGCCTTCAGCACAGCCAGTTCTAACGCCACACTGCCTGTGACCATGGAAGCCTCTGAGCATCGTCTGGGCGCCGATAACAAGGTGGCATCTTTCACCCTGCCTCTGGGCGCTACCATCAACATGGATGGCACTGCCATTATGCAGGGCGTAGCAACTGTGTTTATTGCCCAGGTGTTTGGTATCGACCTGACCATTACCGACTATGCCATGGTCGTGATGACAGCCACACTGGCCTCAATCGGTACAGCAGGCGTGCCTGGCGTAGGCCTGGTGATGCTTGCCATGGTGCTCAATCAGGTTGGTTTGCCCGTGGAAGGCATTGCCCTCATTTTGGGTGTGGACCGTATGCTCGATATGGTGCGTACCGCAGTAAACGTTACGGGTGATACTGTGGCCACAGTGGTGATTGCCAAGTCCGAAGGCGCCCTCAATGAAGCCGTCTTCAACGACCCCAAGGCAGGTAAAACAGCGGGTAGCTTTGAAGCAGAGGTCCATCGCGGCGAATAA
- the astB gene encoding N-succinylarginine dihydrolase, whose amino-acid sequence MKHFEANFDGLVGPTHNYAGLSFGNVASQSNAAQISNPKDAAKQGLKKAKALADMGLVQGVLAPQERPDLHTLRRVGFSGSDADVLSQAAKASPVLLQACASASSMWTANAATVSPSADSADGKLHFTPANLVDKLHRSIEPATTGNILKAIFSDERYFAHHQHLPEHPHFGDEGAANHTRLCHDYGQAGVEVFVYGRSVADLSRPAPVKYPARQTLEASQAVARLHQLSDDRTVYIQQNPDVIDQGVFHNDVIAVGNQNVLFYHEQAFLETQAKLAEIDKKMRGNMHFIEVPTAKVGVQDAVKSYLFNTQIVTLKDGSMAIIAPTDCQENAAVHAYLNELVTLNTPIKAVHYFDVKQSMQNGGGPACLRLRVAMNDTELAAVNPQVMMNDALFARLNQWVDKHYRDRLSTQDLADPQLLIESRTALDELTQIMNLGSVYQFQR is encoded by the coding sequence ATGAAGCACTTCGAAGCAAACTTTGATGGACTGGTTGGCCCTACTCACAACTATGCCGGTCTGTCTTTTGGTAATGTCGCCTCCCAAAGCAATGCCGCCCAGATTTCAAACCCCAAGGACGCAGCCAAGCAAGGGCTGAAAAAAGCCAAAGCACTGGCTGATATGGGCTTGGTACAGGGTGTGCTGGCACCTCAAGAGCGCCCGGATCTTCACACGCTGCGCCGGGTAGGTTTCTCGGGCTCGGATGCTGATGTGCTTTCTCAGGCAGCAAAAGCCTCTCCGGTGCTGCTGCAAGCCTGTGCCAGCGCCTCCAGCATGTGGACCGCAAACGCAGCGACAGTTTCCCCAAGTGCTGACAGTGCGGACGGAAAGCTCCACTTTACGCCAGCAAACCTCGTCGACAAGCTGCACCGCAGCATAGAACCTGCAACCACTGGCAATATATTGAAAGCCATATTCAGCGATGAGCGTTATTTTGCTCACCACCAACATTTACCAGAGCATCCACATTTTGGTGATGAAGGTGCAGCCAACCATACCCGCCTGTGCCATGATTATGGCCAAGCCGGCGTCGAAGTCTTTGTCTATGGTCGCAGTGTTGCCGACCTGTCCCGTCCCGCACCGGTAAAATATCCAGCAAGGCAAACGCTGGAAGCCTCGCAAGCTGTCGCCAGATTACATCAGCTCAGTGATGACCGCACTGTGTACATACAGCAAAATCCCGATGTGATTGACCAGGGCGTCTTCCATAACGATGTGATTGCCGTAGGTAACCAAAATGTGCTCTTTTACCACGAGCAGGCTTTTTTGGAGACCCAGGCCAAACTCGCTGAAATCGATAAAAAAATGCGTGGCAACATGCATTTTATCGAAGTACCCACTGCCAAGGTGGGCGTGCAGGATGCGGTTAAGAGCTATCTCTTCAATACTCAGATAGTAACCCTGAAAGATGGCAGCATGGCCATCATTGCCCCCACCGATTGCCAGGAAAACGCGGCTGTACACGCCTATTTGAATGAGCTGGTCACCCTGAATACCCCCATCAAGGCAGTACACTACTTCGATGTGAAGCAAAGCATGCAAAATGGTGGAGGCCCTGCCTGCCTGCGCCTGCGGGTTGCGATGAACGATACTGAACTGGCAGCGGTCAATCCACAGGTAATGATGAATGATGCCCTCTTTGCCCGCCTGAACCAATGGGTAGATAAACACTATCGCGACCGCCTGAGTACCCAGGACCTGGCAGACCCGCAGCTATTGATTGAATCGCGCACCGCACTGGACGAGTTGACTCAAATCATGAACCTTGGCAGCGTATATCAATTCCAGCGTTGA